The following DNA comes from Tunturibacter psychrotolerans.
GTCCCGCCGACCGGCTGGAAGCCCGAGGGATGGGTGCCGTCAGTCAAGCATTCCGCACTCATCTCAAGCCACAACGTCGCGGTGACAGAGGCTTGGAAGACACCTCAGTTCCGGCTGCTCTGGGTAGTGTTATTCGTCAACGTAACAGCCGGCATCGGCATCCTGGAACAGGCAGCGCCCATGATTCAGGACTTGTTCAAGGGTCAGATCAGTCCCGCCGCCGCCGTGGGCTTCGTAGGTATCCTGAGCATCTTCAACATGGCCGGACGATTCCTCTGGGCTTCGGTCTCCGACTTCATCGGACGCAAAGGAACCTACTTTACCTTCTTCGTGCTCGGCGCCATCCTCTACTTCTTTCTTCCGTTCTCGCGACAGGACAAAATCGATTCGGTTCCTCTCTTTGTCGCGATCGCCGCGCTGGTCATCTCGATGTACGGCGGAGGCTTTGCCACCATTCCTGCGTACCTCAAGGATCTCTTCGGCGGTTTCAACGTCTCTGCCATCCATGGCCGGCTGCTCACCGCGTGGTCAGCCGCCGGCATCATTGGTCCCCTTATCGTTAACGGCATCCTTGACCACTACGTCGAAAACCACATGAACAAAGAGGACGCCTACCCACTCATCCTGCACATCATGTCCTGCCTGCTGGTCGTCGGCTTCCTGGCAAACCTCATGGTACGTCCGGTCGCTGAGAAATACTGGGTGAAAGACAAGACCCTCGTCTACGCAGACGGACCGGCCCATTAACCTCATCCGACGGAGTGCTTATCTCCGCCCCTTTCGACGTTCAGGAGCCATCTCATGGCAGATTCCAGCATCAAAAAGTCTTCCCCTCTTCTCATCGCCGCAGCGTGGATCATTGTGATCATTCCCACAGCATGGGGGCTCGAATATACCGTCAAGAACGCACTAAAGATCTTTGTGACGTCTACCCCCACGCCTAAACCACCTGCCAAATAATCTGGGAGTGGTCTCACAGCAACTCGACAAAAACGGTCCATTTGACATCGTGATCTAAGCAATCTTTGTGAGTAACGTCAGTAACACTTCGGGCGCAACCCGAATGCTTTTTGTAGGCATCAAGCCGGCCGGGAACTCCTACGAGACCATAGCGCAGCGCTGTAGACTCCCATTATCGTGAATTTTTACTGGCCATCCTTGATCGGCTTCTTTCTGGGTTTCGCTTTTGGCGTGGGATGTGCGCTAGCGGTGATGTACTCGATTTACATGGGAGGATATCGCGCCGCCGTACGCGACTCCCAAGTGCCGACACCGCCGGAACGCTATACAAAGGCGCTGGATAAGATCTCGGCAAAGTCATAGCGGCCGCAAATCTTCATCGCGACAAGTACTTTTTGATCAGCTTGACAATTCTCCTCGCGCCGCCAAGTCGTTGCGCATCTGCTTGACCTCAAGATGCAGTTCTTCGATTGACTTTCTCAACTCGGCCCTTTGCGCATCGTCGCTCATGGACTTAATCCCTTCGAGATAGAAGTTTCCATTCGGTTCGAGGACGCACTTCTCCACTTCGCTGAAGTCGTTAAATCCCTGCTTGTGGAGCACGGAACGCAGTTCAAGCTCCGTCAGCGCTTCACGTTTGGCCTCTTCCCAATCGACGACTCCATGACGAATCAACACCGATGGAGAGCCTTCGACGGCCTTATTCAGCTTTGGCATGTTGAAGAGCAGTCGCGACAGCAGCCAGTTAATGGTCAAGAGTGACAGCGCCCCGATTACGCCTCCCGACACTGTGTTGTCGTCACCAATCATGGCGTTTTGCACAGTGTTTGAGAGGCTGAGCAGCACTACAAGATCAAACGGGTTTAGCTGTGCTAACTCTCGCTTGCCGAATATTCGCAAAAAGGCGATTAGGGATATATAGACAATCATCGGTCGGAGAATCTTCTCCAACAACGGCAGGTGCATGTGAAACATGCTTTCGATCAAGTGATTCTCCTTCTACTCCGTTGCGACATCCGGAGCAGGACGTCGGCACGCCACACTCGACGTCCTGTTCGAGACCGTTTATGCATATCGTTTCTGATGCCAGTCCCACGCGCTAGCCACGATCTGGTCCAACTCCGCGTACTTGGGCGTCCACCCCAACTCCGCCTTAATCTTTGCCGAACCCGCGACGAGGACCGCTGGGTCGCCAGGCCTCCGTTCACATTCCTCGACAGGAATCGGCCTACCCGTCACGCGACGTACCGACTCGACAACTTCGAGGACGCTGAATCCCTGACCATTGCCAATGTTGTAAATCAGCCGGCTCTTCGTGTCGCTGAGCGCTGCGAGAGCCAGAAGGTGCGCCTCGGCCAGATCACGCACGTGGATGTAATCGCGGATGCAGGTTCCATCCTTGGTGGGATAATCTCGGCCAAAGATCTTGATGTTCGATCGCTTGCCGAGTGCCACATCCAGGATCAGAGGGATCAGGTGTGACTCAGGCTCATGAGCCTCCCCGTAGCCATCGATAGCTCCTGCTACATTGAAGTATCGCAGGCTGGCATACTTAAACCCGTGGATTAAGTTCATCCACCGAAGCATATGCTCCACCAACAACTTACTCTCTCCATAAGGATTCGTCGGCTGCAGCTTCGCATCTTCGAGAATAGGCGTCTTCTCAGGCTCCCCATAGCAGGCGGCCGTCGAACTGAAGACCAGTCGGTCGTGTCCGGTCGCCAGCATCGCCTCCAGAAGCATCAGAGTCGCAGCCGTATTATTTCTGAAATAAATCTCCGGCCGCTTCATGCTTTCGCCAGCTTCGATCAAAGCGGCAAAGTTCATGACTCCATCGAAACGGCCCTCACGCAGAGTCTCTTCGATCAAAGGCCGGTTCGCGATATCACCCTCAATAAACGTGGCGTTTTCAGCAACAGCCGAACGCCTGCTATGGCAAAGATTATCGAACACAGTAATTGCGTGCCCTTGAGACAGCAAAATCCTCGCGACTGTGCCGCCAATGTACCCTGCTCCACCTGCTATCAGAATCTTCATTAATTGTCTCCTAGTACCCTTCTTGGATACCACAAAAGTGCCAGTGTCAATCACTTACGCTTACGGCACTATACTTGCTGTAAGCGAAGAGCAGAGCCCGGCCCTGAAAAAAGAGACATCTCACTGAGGCACGGAGGCTGCTACAACCTTTTCCTTTCTCGTTCGCGTCTGTTAAGTCGGGCCGACGCAACGTTCCAACCTCCCCTTGGTGATGTCAAAAGTGGCAGTGAGTCAAAGACCACAGGTTCGAATCACACTTGGGCTCTCCGGCATAGCACCTCGGAGTTATTCCTCCTTCGCACCGGTTCTGTTTCCATAGCACTGGTGTAACTCTCCCGACCTCGACACGAGGCACTTCAAGGACTTTTTTATGGCAAAGCCGCTTCGCAGTGATGATCCAGCACCGCAGAATATGCAGTTCGCACACTTCGGCGTCCTGAACGACGGCAACCAGAGCAAGTCCTCGCTCTTCACTTCCATTGCCCTCAACGTCGTTCTTGCCCTATGCGCCATCATCATCGGAGCAGCCGCGAAAAAGACCATCGATACCAGGCACAAGCTGACCGAGTTGACCGAGCCGATTCCGATGAAGAAGCCGGATGAGCCGCCGCCGATCAAGATCAAGCCTCCAAAACTTCCGCCCCCTCCGGTCGTCAAGGTCGAGCCGCCTAAAATCAAGTTGCCCGACGTGAAGTTGCCCGACGTTCCCAAACCACCAGAGATCAAAATGGCGCAGCCGATGCCGGTCGTTCTTCCGGCACCTCCAAAGATCGTTCAGCCTCCGCCGGCTCCGAAGGTGGTCAGTCTCGCACAGGCTCAGCCCGCTGCCTTGGTCAACAACTCTCCTCATCCAACAGCGGTCGCACTGGGTTCGCAGACAAACCCGATT
Coding sequences within:
- a CDS encoding L-lactate MFS transporter, coding for MALAFLDRDRSVAPAGYSRWLVPPAALAIHLSIGQVYSFSVFKNPLLALHAADGSAWNLKEVGYIFSIAIAFLGISAALFGAWLERAGPRRAMFYAAICFSAGFIIASFGASTHQLALIYLGYGVVGGVGLGLGYISPVSTLIKWFPDRPGLATGLAIMGFGGGAMIGGPLANNLMAHFKASGQPSIPYTMITMGILYFIFMMFGVFTIRVPPTGWKPEGWVPSVKHSALISSHNVAVTEAWKTPQFRLLWVVLFVNVTAGIGILEQAAPMIQDLFKGQISPAAAVGFVGILSIFNMAGRFLWASVSDFIGRKGTYFTFFVLGAILYFFLPFSRQDKIDSVPLFVAIAALVISMYGGGFATIPAYLKDLFGGFNVSAIHGRLLTAWSAAGIIGPLIVNGILDHYVENHMNKEDAYPLILHIMSCLLVVGFLANLMVRPVAEKYWVKDKTLVYADGPAH
- a CDS encoding MFS transporter small subunit, with the protein product MADSSIKKSSPLLIAAAWIIVIIPTAWGLEYTVKNALKIFVTSTPTPKPPAK
- a CDS encoding DUF421 domain-containing protein; amino-acid sequence: MIESMFHMHLPLLEKILRPMIVYISLIAFLRIFGKRELAQLNPFDLVVLLSLSNTVQNAMIGDDNTVSGGVIGALSLLTINWLLSRLLFNMPKLNKAVEGSPSVLIRHGVVDWEEAKREALTELELRSVLHKQGFNDFSEVEKCVLEPNGNFYLEGIKSMSDDAQRAELRKSIEELHLEVKQMRNDLAARGELSS
- the galE gene encoding UDP-glucose 4-epimerase GalE, whose protein sequence is MKILIAGGAGYIGGTVARILLSQGHAITVFDNLCHSRRSAVAENATFIEGDIANRPLIEETLREGRFDGVMNFAALIEAGESMKRPEIYFRNNTAATLMLLEAMLATGHDRLVFSSTAACYGEPEKTPILEDAKLQPTNPYGESKLLVEHMLRWMNLIHGFKYASLRYFNVAGAIDGYGEAHEPESHLIPLILDVALGKRSNIKIFGRDYPTKDGTCIRDYIHVRDLAEAHLLALAALSDTKSRLIYNIGNGQGFSVLEVVESVRRVTGRPIPVEECERRPGDPAVLVAGSAKIKAELGWTPKYAELDQIVASAWDWHQKRYA